From the genome of Pirellulales bacterium:
TCAACGGCGTGCGCTTCATGGAATTCACCGACGTCGAGAAACGCCATCCCGACTCAGGCGGCATCGCGCTACAGGTACACGGCGGCGGCGATTTCACCAAACAGTTCGTCCGCTACCGCGGCATTCGGGTAAAAGTCTTGGACTGATTTGGCGCGCGTAGGCAGCGTGCTTAGTCCAATTGCTCGCGAATGAACTGCATCGCCCGGGCGTTGGCCGCGGCCAGGGCTTTCGGATCGCCGCCGCCCAGGCCATGCTCGGCGCCTTCGAGCGTGATCAGCTCGTGCCAGACGCCTTGCTTGGCCAGTCCCGCGGCCATGTCGGCCGACTCGTGATAGGCCACGTCGGTATCGGCCGTCCCGTGAAGTAGCATTGTCGGCGGATAGTCAGGGCTGAGGTTGCGCACGGGACAATACGGCGTGATCTTGTCACGCTCGGTCTTCGGGTCCAAGCCCGCGACTTCGCGCGTCCATAGGCCATTCTGGCGCAGATACAAATAGTACTTGCCGCGATCCCGTCCGACGCCTTCGGTCTTCACCTCTCCGCCCACGACGCTCAGGGCTTCTTCCCGCGTTACCAATGGCTGCTTGCGATAGTGTTCCGAGGGATCGGTATACCAGGGCGCGTCGATATCGCCGTAGCCGTAATAGGCGAGCAGAGCCTTGGGGCGCGGCGTGACGCAGATGCCCGACATCAAGGTCAGGTAGCCGCCGGCCGATCCGCCGGCGACGAGGATTCTCTTGGGATCCATGTGATATTTGCTCACACCTTCACTGTGGATCCAACGAAAGGCGTCCTTCAAATCCTCGATGATCGCGGGCAATTGCACCTCGGGTGCCAGCCGGTAATCGAGCGATACCAGGACATAGTTCTGGTCATTGCACAGCTTGCGGATATCGCCCGGCACGCCCTGCCGGCTGCCCATGATCAGGGCTCCGCCGTGAATCCACACGACGCACGGCCGCGTCTGGTCGCCGTTGCGGCGATAGATGTCGGCCTCGATCTTCGTCGGGCCAACGGTTTTATAGACGACTGTTTCCTTGTGCCAATCTTCGGCCGCCGTGGCCGAAGCGGCGAAGAGCGACAAGCAGATCATGGGAAAAATGCTCGAAACCGATATCCGACGGCACATGGGAAATCCTCGCTTCGTGGCGACCCTCGACCCGCCGCGTAGTCTGGCAGCCGGGACGGGTGATCGCAAGTCAAGACGGCCGCCAGACGCTGAGGCTGCCGTTTAGCCCGCTTGCGAACTCTCGCGACGGAGACGATGATCGCTGGGGTTCGGATCGTCCGCCCGCACCGTATTTCAATCGCATCGCGAAGGAGAATTCACAAGTGGCTGAACCGAGAAACTGGTTTCGTGGTGTGGTCCTCGTGCTCCTCTTCGCGGGAGCGATTCCGCGGGCGGTTACCGCTGACGACAAACCGATCCGGGCACTCTTGGTGATCGGCGGCTGCTGCCACGACTACGCCGCGCAGAAGGATCTGCTCACGAAGGGGATCTCGGCGCGCGCCAATGTCACCTGGACGATCTCCTACGATCCGGACAAAACGACCAGCCACATGAACCCCGTCTATGAAAACCCGGAGTGGGCGGCTGGCTTCGACGTGGTCGTCCACGACGAATGCTCGTCCGACGTCAAGGATCTGGCCGTGATCGAGCGCATCTTGCGGCCGCACCGCGAAGGGTTGCCGGCCGTCGTCTTGCATTGCGGCATGCACTGCTACCGCAGCCAGGGCTATCCGAAAGAAGTGACCCCGTGGTTCGAGTTCACCGGCTTGCCCTCCACGGGCCACGGCCCGCAATTGCCGATCGAGGTAACGTTGATCGACCGCGGCAGCCCGATTCTGCAAGGGCTCGACAACTGGACCACGATCAACGAAGAGCTTTACAACAACTTCATCGGTAACGTGCTGCCGACGGCGCGCGTGTTGGCGCGGGGTGCGCAGCAGGTGAAAGGTCGCGATGGCACGGTGAATACCGTCGATTCGATCGTCGTCTGGACGAATCTCTACAACGAAAAGACAAAAGTCTTCGCGACGACGCTGGGGCACAATAACGCCACCGTTGAGGACCCGCGCTATCTCGACCTGGTCACGCGCGGCCTGCTGTGGTCCGTCGGCAAGCTGGACGCCGAGCACCTAAAGCCGGCGAAGAAGGTGCTCGCCGACTAGTCTTGCAAACGGCGCGTTTTACGCCACCACGTCGTGCGCCACCGTGCCGGCCAGGTCGGTCAGGCGGACTTCGCGGCCGCTGTACTGGTAGGTCAGCTTCGTGTGGTCCAGGCCGAGCAGGTAGAGCATCGTTGCGTGCAGGTCGTTGATGTGCATCTTCTTGTCGACGGCCTTTTCGCCATGCTCGTCGGTCGAGCCGTGGCGATAGCCCCCTTTGACGCCGCCACCGGCCATCCACATCGAAAAGCCGGTCGCGTTGTGATCGCGGCCGTCGGCACGCTGGGCGGCGGGCGTGCGACCGAACTCACCACCCCACACGACGAGCGTATCCTTGAGCATGTCGCGCTGTTTGAGGTCGGCCAGTAGCGCCGCGATCGGCTTGTCGATCGCGCGAGCGTTGGTTGTCAGCTTGGCTTTCAAGTTGTTGTGCTGATCCCAGCCGCCCATGCCCAGTTCGATAAATCGCACGCCGGCTTCGGCGAAGCGCCTCGCAAGCAGGCATTGCCGGCCGAAATTGTCGGTGCCTTTCGTGCCGATGCCGTAAGCTTCGCGCGTGGCCTCCGACTCGTTCGAGATGTCCATGATCGCGGGCACGGCACCCTCCATGCGGAAGGCCAGCTCGTACGATTGGATCAACCCCTCCAAGTCCGTGTTCACGCCGTCCTTCTGCAGGCGGTCTTTATTGAGCGTGGCCAACAGGTCGAGCTGCTGGCGTTGCAGTTCGGCAGAAAGCTTGGCATTGCCGATGTTGGCCATGCGGCCGCCGCCGTTGCGTTCCTGCACGCCGTCGATCTTGATGCCTTGATAAGAGGCCGGCAGGAAGGCGCTACCGTAGCTCGGCGCGCCACCCGCCGGATTGATCGTGATAAAGCCGGGCAACTCGGCGTTCTCGCTCCCCAGCCCGTACAGTGTCCAAGCGCCCATCGACGGGCGTTGAAAGCGGAAGCTTCCGGTGTGCATTTCGGCCACGGCCTGCGGATGCACGCCCACGTCGGTGTACATGCTGTTGAGTAAGCACAAGTCGTCGGCGTGCTTGGCCAGGCTCGGAAAGATATCCGGCAGCCACAGCCCCGACTTGCCATGCTGGGCGAACTTGAACGGGGACCGCATCAGCTTGCGATTCTTGTCGCCGGCGGCCTTGCCGTCGTCGGACTGCAAGCGCGGTTTGTAGTCGAACGTGTCGACGTGTGACGGTGCGCCCTGCATGAACAGGAAGATGACGCGCGTGGCGCGCGGCTTGAAATGTGGCTTCTTGGGCGCCAGCGCATTCGGCGCCTCGGACGTACTGGCTTGCGCGGCCAGGTTCGAGAAGGCCAGATACCCGAAGCCGCAAGAAGCGGCCTTCAGCAGTTCGCGACGCGTCCAGACATGCGGGCGGAAGTTGTTCAACATTTCGCAGGACCTTATTCAATACACGTAACGGAACTCGCCCGACTCGAACAACGTCTGGCAGAGGCTGGTCCAGGCAGCCTGTTGCGGATTTTTGTGACCGCTGTCGAAGAGCTTCTGCCGATAGCCGTTTAGATACTTGGCCACCGCCGCGTGTTCTTCCTTCGTGGCGAGCCGCGATAGCGCCAAGCGATAAGCCATGTCGATCCGCGTCGCCTGGTCACGATCCTTGTCCTTCAAAATGCGTTTGGCCATCTCCTCGGATTGCCGTAGCACAAACGGGTTGTTCATCAGAAACAGCGCCTGGGTCGGCACGGTGGTCACGTCGCGCTTGCCGACGATCAGGCTGGGATCGGCGGCGTCGAACACTTGCATGAAATCGGGCAAATTACCGCGGACGATCGGCAAATAGACGCTGCGGACGTTAGTCGCCTTGTGGACTTCTTGCAATTCGCGGCCGCGCACCGGTCCATTATCGAGATCCATGACGACCGAACCCGTCGGCCGCTCGAGGTCTAGCTGGCCGCTGGCCATCAGGATGGCGTCGCGAATTTCTTCGGCGTCCAGACGGCGCCGGTCGACGCGCCATAAGTAAATATTCGCCGGGTCGTGGTCGTGGTTGGCCGCGTCGTAGTCGCTGCTCAACTGATACGTATGGCTCAGCACGATCGAGCGGATCAGTTTCTTGACGCTCCAGCCTTCGCTCATGAACTGAAACGCCAGGGCGTCGAGCAGTTCGGGATTGCTTGGCTCGTTGCCGAGAACGCCGAAATTATCGACGGATTCGACCAATCCTTGCCCGAACAGGTGTGACCACACTCGATTGACCATGACCCGAGCCGTGAGCGGGTTGGTCTTGCTCGCGATCCATTGCGCCAATT
Proteins encoded in this window:
- a CDS encoding alpha/beta hydrolase, with translation MCRRISVSSIFPMICLSLFAASATAAEDWHKETVVYKTVGPTKIEADIYRRNGDQTRPCVVWIHGGALIMGSRQGVPGDIRKLCNDQNYVLVSLDYRLAPEVQLPAIIEDLKDAFRWIHSEGVSKYHMDPKRILVAGGSAGGYLTLMSGICVTPRPKALLAYYGYGDIDAPWYTDPSEHYRKQPLVTREEALSVVGGEVKTEGVGRDRGKYYLYLRQNGLWTREVAGLDPKTERDKITPYCPVRNLSPDYPPTMLLHGTADTDVAYHESADMAAGLAKQGVWHELITLEGAEHGLGGGDPKALAAANARAMQFIREQLD
- a CDS encoding ThuA domain-containing protein; this translates as MAEPRNWFRGVVLVLLFAGAIPRAVTADDKPIRALLVIGGCCHDYAAQKDLLTKGISARANVTWTISYDPDKTTSHMNPVYENPEWAAGFDVVVHDECSSDVKDLAVIERILRPHREGLPAVVLHCGMHCYRSQGYPKEVTPWFEFTGLPSTGHGPQLPIEVTLIDRGSPILQGLDNWTTINEELYNNFIGNVLPTARVLARGAQQVKGRDGTVNTVDSIVVWTNLYNEKTKVFATTLGHNNATVEDPRYLDLVTRGLLWSVGKLDAEHLKPAKKVLAD
- a CDS encoding DUF1501 domain-containing protein; its protein translation is MLNNFRPHVWTRRELLKAASCGFGYLAFSNLAAQASTSEAPNALAPKKPHFKPRATRVIFLFMQGAPSHVDTFDYKPRLQSDDGKAAGDKNRKLMRSPFKFAQHGKSGLWLPDIFPSLAKHADDLCLLNSMYTDVGVHPQAVAEMHTGSFRFQRPSMGAWTLYGLGSENAELPGFITINPAGGAPSYGSAFLPASYQGIKIDGVQERNGGGRMANIGNAKLSAELQRQQLDLLATLNKDRLQKDGVNTDLEGLIQSYELAFRMEGAVPAIMDISNESEATREAYGIGTKGTDNFGRQCLLARRFAEAGVRFIELGMGGWDQHNNLKAKLTTNARAIDKPIAALLADLKQRDMLKDTLVVWGGEFGRTPAAQRADGRDHNATGFSMWMAGGGVKGGYRHGSTDEHGEKAVDKKMHINDLHATMLYLLGLDHTKLTYQYSGREVRLTDLAGTVAHDVVA